The Pseudonocardia sp. HH130630-07 DNA window CGATGTAGTTGCCCAGCTCCAGCACCCGGATGCCGGTGAGCGGCAGGTCGGACACAGGTCCGGACACAGCGTCGGACACGTCGGAAGCCCTCCTAGAAGACGAGTGACAGCGGCAGGATCAGCACGATCGCGACGACGGAGGCCACCGACACCCCGACCGAGCAGGTCTTCAACGTCCCGCGCACGGACTGGCCGAGCAGGGACTGCAGCAGCCAGAACGTGTTCGACGTGACGTGCACGGCGAACAGCGCCCCGGCACCGGCGGCGAGCGCGATCAGCACCGGGGCCAGCCCGATCACCGGCGCGACCGGCGCCAGCACCCCGGCCGCGGTGATCGCCGAGATGGTCACCGAGCCGATCGCGACGTGCAGCACAGCGGCGATCAGCCACACCATGAGCAGCGGTACGGCGGTGTTCGCCGAGAAGTACCGGCCGAGGATCTCGCCGAGCCCGGCCTCGGAGATCGTGGTGGCGAGCGACCCGCCGACGCCGGTGAGGATCAGGATCTGGCCGCTCTCCCGGAACCCGTCACCGACCGCGGCGTCGATGGTCTCCCTGCCGTGCGTCAGCCCGACCACGAGGGTCGTCCCGACCAGCGCGATCAGCAGGGCGATCACCGGCTCGCCCAGGAACACGAGCACGGGCTGGGAGACCCCGGCGGCGTCCAGCACCGCGCCCGCGGCGATCAGGAGCAGGCCACCGAGCAGCGGCGCGAAGAGCATCGCCAGCGGGAGCTCCCGGCGCGATCGGGTCCCCGGTACCGGCGAACCGCCGGACCCGGCCGCACCGGCCGCGACCGCGCCGGACGCGGCGCCGTGCCCGGCGGCCGCGACTCCGTCCCCGGAGCCGGCCGGTGGGGTTCCGCCCGGACCGCCGGACGTGGCTCCGTCCGCCCCACCGGGTGTGGGCCCGTCCGGGCCCGGGGTGGTGGCGGTGTCCGGACCAGCGGCCATCCCGGCCCAGGTCGGCTCCTGCTCGTCGCGCTCCTCGGACCACCAGCCGCGCCGGAACAGGAACGTCATGATCCCGGTCGCGATGACGACCGTCGGCACGACCACCGCCAGCCCGGCGAGCAGCATCTGCCCCAGGGGAACGCCGAGCACACCGGCCAGCGCGACGGCACCGACCCCCGGCACCATGAACACGATCCCGCACTCCAGGCCGATGGCCAGCGCCGTGGCCATCCGCGGCAGTCCCTTGTCCCCGATCCGCGGCGCGATCCGCCGGGCCAGCGGCGCCGAGATGACCAGCAGCACGTCCACGAAGATCGACTGCAGGACGGTGCCGACGGTGACGGCGGTGGCGTAGGGCATCCCGCGCGGGCCGCACAACCGCAACAGCGACGAGACCAGCCGTTCGATGGCGCCCGCCCGGTGCAGCATCGCGCCGGTGAGTACACCGAACGCGATCAGCAGCCCGACGTCGGCCAGGATGTCCCCGAAGCCGCCGGTGACCGCACCGACCGTGCCCTCGACGCCGAGTCCGGCGGTCAGCCCGAGGTAGACGGCCCCGATGACCAGCGAGATCACCGGGTTCAGCCGGAATCTGACGATCAGGATGACGGTGCCGAGCACGGCAACCACCGTGTTCACCACGATCACGGTCTCCGACACGATGGGCTCCCTGCACGGTCCGACGGCAATGTCGCGCCCACATCATGAACCGTCACTCACCATGCGGGCAAGGCGGGTCGGTCAGCGACAGACGTCCGTGGCGAACCCGAGCAGTGCCTCGCGGTCGTCCGGGGAGACGGTGAGCCGGACGGGCGGCTCCGCCGCGACCGTCGCGACGACGTCGAACGCCGTCGCACGCTTGCTCTCCGCCAGCGCGTGCGGATCGCAGCGGGTCGCCAGTATCTCGACCGGCAGCACCGCGTCCGGCCCGGCCGCGAGCGTCAGCGGGAGCACGGCCCCGGCGCCGGGCCGCATCCCGAAGATCGTCGTGCCGCCGAGCTCGGTGATCGCCACCGGGTCCGTGCCCGCGCGGCGGTGCAGGCGCAGCGAGCCGGTCAACCGGTCCCCGGCCCGGACCCACGGACCGTGCAGCACGACGTCGGACCGGTCGCGCACGGCGCGCTCGGCGCACTCGCCGCGGTGCAACGCCGCGATCGCGCCGTAGGAGTCGTCCAGGTCGATCACGACCGGCTCGTCGCCGACGGTGATCCGCGCGGTCGACGGGCCGGGACCGGCCGCGCAGTCCGGCTCGCCGAGCGGGATCCGGACGTCGGTCGTGGTCCCGGCACCGAGCCCGGCCGCCGGGGTGACCGCCGGCGACGGCCCGAACCCGCCCGGGACCAGCTCCACCCGCTGCACCGTCGTCGGCCGCTCGGCGCGCAGCCGGACCGTCAGGACCCGGGCCGCGATGTCCGAGCGGTACTGCATGACGGTGCCGGAGAGCCCGGCGGCGTCGTCCCGGGGCCCGGTGCAGGCGACGCCGACGGCGCCGACCAGCAGGACGAGGACGAGCGCCGGGATCCGCACTCCTCAGCCCGCCGCCAGCGCCCCGCCGAAGCCGAGCAACGCGACGCCGGCGAGGCCGTCGGCCGCGCGCCGCACCCGGCGCCGCGAGAACCACGCCCTGGCCCGGTGCACCGTCGCGACCAGCCCGAGCTGCCAGAGTCCGCCCAGCACGGCGACGGTCAGCGCGAGCAGGAGGGCGTCGGCGGTGGTCGTCACGCCGGGCACCAGGAACTGCGGCAGCACCGACAGGTACATGATCAGGACCTTCGGGTTGGTGAGGTTCGACCCGAGCCCGATCAGCAGCGACCGGTGCGGCGCGACCCGCGGCCCGGCCGTCCCGACGTCGGCGTAGTCACCACGGCGCGCGGCCCGCAGCGCCTGCACGCCCAGGACGCAGAGATAGCACACGCCCGCCCAGCGGATCACGGTGAAGGCGGTGTGCGACTGCGCGATCAGCACGCCGAGCCCGAACGCCGCCGCCGACCCCTGCACCGCGTTCCCGACGAACACGCCGGTCACGGTCAGCAGACCGGCCCGCCCGCCCCCGGCGAGCGAGGACCGCAACAACACGAAGGTGTCGGGACCGGGCATCAGCACCAGCCCGACCACGATCAACAGATATGCACCGTAGGACGCCCAGCTCACGACCGGCCATGCTAGGGCGCGCCGTACCGTGATCGCTCGTGACTTCCCGCACCGCCCGCGGTCGCGCGGCCCGCCGCCGGGCCGCGGCCCGCGCGACTCCCCCGCTCCCCGCACGGGACGGGCTCGCCCCGGCCCGCCTGCGCACCCCGCCCACCGGCGACGGTGCGACGACGATGCGCGCGCACCTCGTCGCCCGGCTGCCGCACGTCGATCCGGCGCGGATCGACGCGATGCTGGCGGCCGGGGAGATCGTCACCGCCGACGGGCCGCTCACCCCGGACTCGCCGTTCGCCCCGTCGACGACCCTGTGGCTGCACCGCGAGGAACCCGACGAGGCCACGGTGCCGTTCCCGGTCCGGATCCTGTACGCCGACTCCGACATCGTGGTCGCCGACAAGCCGCACCTCCTGGCCACGATCCCGCGCGGGAGCCACGTCCGGCAGACCGTCCTGGTGCGGTTGCGGCACGAGCTGGGCCTGCCGGAGCTGAGTCCCGCGCACCGGCTGGACCGGGCCACCGCCGGGGTGCTGCTGCTGGTGTGCCGGCCGGAGCTGCGCGGCGCCTACCAGACGATGTTCGCCGACGGCCGGGTCGAGAAGGTCTACGAGGCCGTCGCGCCGTACGACGCGGGACTGGCGCTGCCGCGCACCGAGCTCTCCCGGATCGTGAAGCGCCGGGGCACGTTCGGCGCGGTGACCGAGCGGGGCGAGCCGAACGCCGAGACCCGGATCGAGCTGGCGGACCGGCGGGGCGACCTGGCCCGCTACCGGCTGTTCCCCCGTACCGGGCGGACCCACCAGCTACGGGTGCACCTGAACGGGCTCGGCGTCCCCATCCTGGGCGACGACGTCTACCCCGAGCTGCGACAGCGTCCGGACGTCGACTTCTCCCGGCCGTTGCAGCTGCTGGCCCGGTCCCTGGAGTTCGACGACCCGGTCAGCGGCGTCCGGCGGCGCTTCGCCAGCGACCGCGTCCTGCAGGCATGGAGCGATCCGGACGGGTGGGCGGCGGGCACCCACCCGGTCTGAGCCGGCGGCTCACCCCGCGTTGCGCCCGCCCTCGCCGTTCAGCCGGTGCCCGTTGGACCCGTGCCCGTTGACGACCGCGGGGGCACCACCGACGGCCTCGGCACCGTGGTCCTCGGCCGCCCGGTGCCTGCCGTCCCGCAGCCCGCGCTGGTAGCTCGCGAGCCGGTTGCGGACCCGGTCGGGCTGCCGCTCACGGGAGGCGCCGGCCTGGGAACCGCCGGCGGTCTCCCGCCACGGCGGCGGCACCATGGCCTGCCCGGGCAGACGCTGCGGCAGGCCACGCGAGGTCGTCGGGAGGTCGACGACCCGGTCCGCCCGGATCCGCGCGGCGTCGAACTCGGCGTCCCCGGGGGTCCGCCAGTCGTCCCGGGGCGTCGCCGCCCCGTTGGTCGCCGGCGGCGCGGTCGGCGCGGCCGGCTCACGGAACCAGGCCGACGCGACCGACGCGAAGATCGGGGTGTCGTCGGCGTCGTCCACCGGCACCGGTACCTCCGAGTCGAAAGGGCCGAACAGCTCGACCGGTGGGGTCGCGTCGGCGGATCCGGACAGGGGCAGTGCCGCCGTGGCCGGCGGCACATCGTCGCTCGCGGAGCGAGCAGGTGTTCCGGACGATTGTCCGGGAGGCGTCGGCGGGCCCGCACCCGGGCCCGGGCCGGGCTCGCCGGGACCCTGGCGGGGCGGCCCGGGTATGCCGGTGCCCGGCTGCGCCGGCCCCGACGGCGGCG harbors:
- a CDS encoding GntP family permease, with the protein product MSETVIVVNTVVAVLGTVILIVRFRLNPVISLVIGAVYLGLTAGLGVEGTVGAVTGGFGDILADVGLLIAFGVLTGAMLHRAGAIERLVSSLLRLCGPRGMPYATAVTVGTVLQSIFVDVLLVISAPLARRIAPRIGDKGLPRMATALAIGLECGIVFMVPGVGAVALAGVLGVPLGQMLLAGLAVVVPTVVIATGIMTFLFRRGWWSEERDEQEPTWAGMAAGPDTATTPGPDGPTPGGADGATSGGPGGTPPAGSGDGVAAAGHGAASGAVAAGAAGSGGSPVPGTRSRRELPLAMLFAPLLGGLLLIAAGAVLDAAGVSQPVLVFLGEPVIALLIALVGTTLVVGLTHGRETIDAAVGDGFRESGQILILTGVGGSLATTISEAGLGEILGRYFSANTAVPLLMVWLIAAVLHVAIGSVTISAITAAGVLAPVAPVIGLAPVLIALAAGAGALFAVHVTSNTFWLLQSLLGQSVRGTLKTCSVGVSVASVVAIVLILPLSLVF
- a CDS encoding LysE family translocator; protein product: MSWASYGAYLLIVVGLVLMPGPDTFVLLRSSLAGGGRAGLLTVTGVFVGNAVQGSAAAFGLGVLIAQSHTAFTVIRWAGVCYLCVLGVQALRAARRGDYADVGTAGPRVAPHRSLLIGLGSNLTNPKVLIMYLSVLPQFLVPGVTTTADALLLALTVAVLGGLWQLGLVATVHRARAWFSRRRVRRAADGLAGVALLGFGGALAAG
- a CDS encoding pseudouridine synthase yields the protein MTSRTARGRAARRRAAARATPPLPARDGLAPARLRTPPTGDGATTMRAHLVARLPHVDPARIDAMLAAGEIVTADGPLTPDSPFAPSTTLWLHREEPDEATVPFPVRILYADSDIVVADKPHLLATIPRGSHVRQTVLVRLRHELGLPELSPAHRLDRATAGVLLLVCRPELRGAYQTMFADGRVEKVYEAVAPYDAGLALPRTELSRIVKRRGTFGAVTERGEPNAETRIELADRRGDLARYRLFPRTGRTHQLRVHLNGLGVPILGDDVYPELRQRPDVDFSRPLQLLARSLEFDDPVSGVRRRFASDRVLQAWSDPDGWAAGTHPV